One genomic region from Jiangella sp. DSM 45060 encodes:
- a CDS encoding ABC transporter permease translates to MLLAQTLFEVRLLLRNGEQLLLTAAIPVVLLWLLTAAPVFDTGDYERVDFLVPGVLALCVMSTAFTSLAIATGYERRYGALKRLAVSPLPRWTLLLAKALTVLVVEAFQVVLVGGLGLALGWRPSGSPLAVAVLLVAGTLAFAGLGLLMAGTLRAEATLAAANLVYLLLLVLGGVVIPLSGFPSGLRTVLELTPTGALADGLRSVLADGAGLPWGSVAVLAAWALAGLTAAARWFRWE, encoded by the coding sequence ATGCTGCTGGCCCAGACGCTGTTCGAGGTCCGGCTGCTGTTGCGCAACGGCGAGCAGTTGCTGCTGACCGCCGCCATCCCGGTCGTGCTGTTGTGGTTGCTGACCGCCGCGCCGGTGTTCGACACGGGCGACTACGAGCGGGTCGACTTCCTCGTGCCCGGCGTCCTGGCGCTGTGCGTGATGTCGACGGCGTTCACGTCGCTGGCCATCGCGACCGGGTACGAGCGCCGCTACGGCGCGCTGAAACGCCTGGCCGTGTCACCGCTCCCCCGCTGGACGTTGCTGCTGGCCAAGGCGCTGACCGTGCTGGTGGTCGAGGCGTTCCAGGTGGTGCTGGTCGGCGGGCTGGGGCTGGCACTGGGCTGGCGGCCGTCGGGATCGCCGCTGGCCGTGGCCGTGCTGCTGGTCGCCGGGACGCTGGCGTTCGCCGGACTCGGCCTGCTGATGGCAGGCACGCTCCGCGCCGAGGCCACGCTCGCCGCGGCGAACCTCGTCTACCTGTTGCTCCTGGTGCTCGGCGGCGTGGTGATCCCGCTGTCCGGCTTCCCGTCGGGTCTGCGGACGGTGCTAGAACTCACGCCGACCGGCGCCCTGGCCGACGGGCTGCGGTCGGTCCTGGCGGACGGCGCGGGCCTGCCGTGGGGATCGGTCGCCGTGCTGGCGGCCTGGGCGCTGGCCGGCCTCACCGCGGCGGCTCGCTGGTTCCGCTGGGAGTGA
- a CDS encoding DUF6458 family protein has product MTLGRGIFLMTLGLILALGVRDRAGAFDLSVIGWILTGVGLLVFTLAFVVGPARAAREPEVVDEQDDVGER; this is encoded by the coding sequence ATGACCCTTGGCCGCGGCATCTTCCTGATGACCCTGGGACTGATCCTGGCGCTCGGCGTTCGCGATCGGGCGGGCGCGTTCGACCTCAGCGTCATCGGCTGGATCCTGACCGGCGTCGGCCTGCTGGTCTTCACCCTCGCGTTCGTGGTCGGCCCGGCCCGCGCGGCCCGCGAGCCGGAGGTCGTCGACGAGCAGGACGACGTGGGCGAACGGTGA
- a CDS encoding ABC transporter ATP-binding protein, translating to MSAAPAVEIASLVKRYDAVTAVDGLSFQVAAGTITAVLGPNGAGKTTTVEICEGFRRPDAGSVRVLGLDPWRDGAELRPRVGVMLQDGAGFYPGARPVELLTHLARLHASPLDVSMLVARLGLESLARGRAPLRRLSGGERQRVALAAALVGRPELVFLDEPTAGLDPQGRRATWQLLDELRASGVTVVLTTHLIDEAERLADHVVIIDGGRVLAEGTPQELTSGLSDDVIRFGGPPRLDVASLRAALPDVATVREVAPGSYEVTAPVDPRLLATLTSWCAANDILAEGLQVGHRSLEDVYLELIGASAGRTAP from the coding sequence ATGAGCGCAGCGCCGGCCGTCGAGATCGCCTCTCTGGTCAAGCGCTACGACGCCGTCACCGCCGTCGACGGGCTGTCCTTCCAGGTGGCGGCGGGGACGATCACCGCTGTCCTCGGCCCGAACGGCGCCGGCAAGACCACGACCGTCGAGATCTGCGAGGGCTTCCGCCGCCCCGACGCCGGCTCCGTCCGCGTGCTCGGGCTCGATCCCTGGCGCGACGGCGCCGAGCTGCGGCCGCGGGTCGGCGTCATGCTGCAGGACGGCGCCGGCTTCTACCCCGGCGCGCGGCCGGTCGAGCTGCTCACCCACCTGGCCCGGCTGCACGCGTCGCCGCTGGACGTCTCGATGCTGGTGGCGCGGCTGGGCCTGGAATCGCTGGCGCGTGGGCGGGCGCCGCTGCGGCGGCTGTCCGGCGGCGAGCGGCAGCGGGTCGCGCTGGCGGCGGCGCTGGTCGGGCGGCCGGAACTGGTCTTCCTCGACGAACCGACGGCCGGGCTGGACCCACAGGGCCGCCGCGCGACGTGGCAGTTGCTGGACGAGCTGCGGGCCTCCGGGGTCACCGTCGTGCTGACGACGCACCTCATCGACGAGGCCGAGCGGCTCGCCGACCACGTCGTCATCATCGACGGCGGCCGGGTGCTCGCCGAGGGGACGCCGCAGGAGCTGACCAGCGGCCTCTCGGACGACGTCATCCGCTTCGGCGGCCCGCCCCGCCTGGACGTCGCCTCGCTGCGCGCCGCCCTGCCCGACGTGGCGACGGTGCGCGAGGTGGCGCCCGGCTCGTACGAGGTGACGGCCCCGGTCGATCCGCGCCTGCTGGCCACGCTGACCTCCTGGTGCGCGGCGAACGACATCCTGGCCGAGGGTCTGCAGGTCGGGCACCGGTCGCTGGAGGACGTGTACCTGGAGCTGATCGGAGCCTCGGCCGGAAGGACGGCGCCGTGA